A part of Desulfobacter sp. genomic DNA contains:
- a CDS encoding ParA family protein gives MSHILTISGPRGGSGKSVTALNLSASMGLYNKKVLLVDCDPLGAVSRWSGVETVQCPFDLASVLRGKTPLDRAVVKTQFPSLDVLPAGTDLFALSLNLSRAAANEKILRLLMEDIRRDYNFIILDAPSSCGFLSIAAMTAADRLVAAMSGEDGWIGDFYALLKSVQYIRKSHDRDLKIAGISLNRCSDSQDWADGDVDGGGSGMRDLLYDNRIPDDRTVQEAVGKKTPLVLYDVNAPAARAYLGLAREIILSFN, from the coding sequence ATGAGCCATATATTGACAATTTCAGGGCCGAGGGGCGGGTCGGGAAAAAGCGTAACCGCCTTGAATCTTTCTGCTTCCATGGGCCTTTATAATAAAAAAGTTCTTCTGGTTGACTGCGATCCTTTGGGGGCGGTAAGCCGGTGGTCCGGCGTGGAGACAGTCCAATGCCCTTTTGACCTGGCCTCGGTGCTGAGGGGAAAGACTCCCCTGGACCGGGCGGTGGTCAAAACTCAGTTCCCCTCATTGGATGTGCTTCCGGCAGGCACGGACTTATTTGCCCTTTCCTTGAACCTGTCCAGAGCAGCAGCCAACGAGAAAATACTTAGGTTGCTCATGGAAGATATCCGCCGGGATTACAATTTTATTATTTTGGATGCCCCGTCATCCTGTGGTTTTTTGAGCATTGCGGCCATGACCGCCGCGGACCGGCTGGTCGCTGCAATGAGCGGGGAAGATGGCTGGATCGGGGATTTTTACGCCTTGCTGAAATCCGTCCAATATATCCGCAAGTCCCATGACAGGGATTTGAAAATAGCCGGTATTTCCCTGAACAGGTGCAGCGATTCCCAGGACTGGGCAGACGGGGATGTTGATGGGGGGGGCAGCGGCATGCGGGACCTGCTCTATGACAATCGTATTCCTGATGACAGAACGGTTCAGGAAGCCGTCGGCAAAAAGACCCCGCTGGTGCTTTATGATGTAAATGCCCCGGCGGCCCGGGCATATCTGGGCCTTGCCAGGGAAATCATCCTTTCG